A genomic region of Pseudomonas sp. RSB 5.4 contains the following coding sequences:
- a CDS encoding CreA family protein, producing MRMAKGLLGLLMALPLLASAEEIGQVSTVFKFVGPNDRIVVEAFDDPKVDGVTCYLSRAKTGGVKGGLGLAEDRAEASIACRQVGPIKFKGELKDGDEVFKERTSLVFKTMQVVRFLDKKRNTLVYLVYSDRVIEGSPQNAVTAIPIVPWVPVQQ from the coding sequence ATGCGTATGGCAAAAGGATTGTTGGGGTTGCTGATGGCGTTGCCACTGCTGGCCTCGGCCGAGGAAATCGGTCAGGTGTCGACGGTATTCAAGTTTGTCGGTCCGAATGACCGGATTGTGGTCGAGGCTTTCGATGATCCGAAAGTCGATGGCGTGACCTGCTACCTGTCCCGCGCCAAGACGGGTGGGGTAAAGGGTGGTTTGGGTCTGGCCGAGGATCGTGCCGAGGCGTCGATCGCCTGTCGTCAGGTTGGCCCGATCAAGTTCAAGGGTGAGCTGAAGGATGGTGACGAGGTGTTCAAGGAGCGCACGTCGCTGGTGTTCAAGACCATGCAGGTGGTGCGTTTCCTCGACAAGAAGCGCAATACGCTGGTGTATCTGGTCTACAGCGATCGTGTGATCGAAGGTAGCCCGCAAAATGCGGTGACGGCGATTCCGATCGTGCCGTGGGTTCCCGTTCAGCAATAA
- the ispH gene encoding 4-hydroxy-3-methylbut-2-enyl diphosphate reductase — protein sequence MQIKLANPRGFCAGVDRAIEIVNRALEVFGPPIYVRHEVVHNKFVVEDLRSRGAIFVEELDQVPDDVIVIFSAHGVSQAVRSEAAGRGLKVFDATCPLVTKVHIEVAKYSRDGRECILIGHAGHPEVEGTMGQYDASNGGAIYLVEDEKDVAELQVRNPEKLAFVTQTTLSMDDTSRVIDALRTRFPAIGGPRKDDICYATQNRQDAVKQLADECDVVLVVGSPNSSNSNRLRELAERMATPAYLIDGAEDLQKSWFEGVERIGITAGASAPEVLVRGVIQQLQAWGATGADELAGREENITFSMPKELRVRSI from the coding sequence ATGCAAATCAAACTCGCCAACCCCCGTGGCTTCTGCGCCGGCGTGGACCGGGCGATCGAAATCGTCAACCGCGCCCTGGAAGTCTTCGGGCCGCCGATCTACGTGCGTCATGAAGTGGTGCACAACAAATTCGTGGTCGAAGACCTGCGCAGTCGTGGCGCGATCTTCGTCGAGGAACTGGATCAGGTGCCGGACGACGTCATCGTGATCTTCAGTGCTCACGGGGTTTCTCAAGCCGTACGCAGCGAAGCCGCCGGTCGTGGCCTGAAAGTATTCGACGCCACCTGTCCGCTGGTTACCAAGGTACACATCGAAGTCGCCAAATACAGCCGCGACGGCCGTGAGTGCATCCTGATCGGCCACGCCGGTCACCCTGAAGTCGAAGGCACCATGGGCCAGTACGATGCCAGCAACGGCGGCGCGATCTACCTCGTCGAAGACGAAAAAGACGTGGCCGAACTGCAGGTGCGTAACCCGGAAAAACTGGCGTTCGTGACCCAGACCACCCTGTCGATGGACGATACCAGCCGCGTGATCGATGCCCTGCGCACACGTTTCCCGGCCATCGGTGGCCCGCGCAAGGACGACATCTGCTACGCCACGCAAAACCGTCAGGATGCGGTCAAGCAACTGGCCGACGAGTGCGACGTAGTGTTGGTGGTGGGCAGCCCGAACAGCTCCAACTCCAACCGCCTGCGTGAGCTGGCCGAACGCATGGCCACGCCGGCCTACCTGATCGACGGCGCTGAAGATCTGCAAAAGAGCTGGTTCGAGGGTGTCGAGCGCATCGGCATCACCGCTGGTGCCTCCGCACCGGAAGTGTTGGTTCGCGGCGTGATCCAGCAATTGCAAGCCTGGGGCGCGACGGGTGCCGATGAACTGGCCGGTCGCGAAGAGAACATCACCTTCTCGATGCCGAAAGAGCTGCGCGTCCGTTCGATCTGA
- the rpmA gene encoding 50S ribosomal protein L27 encodes MAHKKAGGSTRNGRDSEAKRLGVKMYGGQVIKAGNIIVRQRGTQFHAGYGVGMGKDHTLFAKIEGVIKFEVKGAFGRRYVSVVAA; translated from the coding sequence ATGGCACACAAAAAAGCTGGTGGTAGTACCCGTAACGGTCGCGACTCAGAAGCCAAACGCCTTGGCGTGAAGATGTATGGCGGCCAGGTCATCAAGGCCGGCAACATCATCGTGCGTCAGCGCGGCACCCAATTCCACGCTGGCTACGGCGTTGGCATGGGTAAAGATCACACCCTCTTCGCGAAAATCGAAGGCGTGATCAAGTTTGAAGTAAAAGGCGCCTTCGGTCGTCGTTACGTGAGCGTTGTCGCGGCTTAA
- the lspA gene encoding signal peptidase II gives MPNAVGRFGRLSWLWLSLLVLVIDQASKFYFENKLEMFQQIVIIPDYFSWTLAYNTGAAFSFLADSSGWQRWLFALIAIVVSAVLVVWLKRLGRNETWLAVALALVLGGALGNLYDRIALGHVIDFILVHWQNRWYFPAFNFADSAITVGAVMLALDMFKSKKTGEAVHD, from the coding sequence ATGCCTAACGCCGTTGGCCGTTTCGGACGGTTGAGCTGGCTCTGGTTGAGTTTGCTGGTTCTGGTCATCGACCAGGCCAGCAAGTTCTACTTCGAAAACAAGCTCGAAATGTTCCAGCAGATCGTGATCATTCCCGATTACTTCAGCTGGACGCTGGCCTACAACACCGGCGCTGCCTTCAGCTTCCTGGCTGACAGCTCCGGCTGGCAGCGCTGGCTGTTCGCCCTGATCGCGATTGTGGTCAGTGCGGTGCTGGTGGTCTGGCTCAAACGCCTGGGCCGCAACGAAACCTGGCTGGCCGTCGCTTTGGCGCTGGTGCTGGGCGGCGCGCTGGGCAATCTGTATGACCGCATCGCCCTGGGCCATGTGATCGACTTCATTCTGGTGCACTGGCAGAACCGCTGGTACTTCCCGGCGTTCAACTTCGCCGACAGCGCCATCACCGTCGGTGCGGTGATGCTGGCACTGGACATGTTCAAAAGTAAGAAAACCGGAGAAGCCGTTCATGACTGA
- the rpsT gene encoding 30S ribosomal protein S20 produces the protein MANSPSAKKRAKQAEKRRSHNASLRSMVRTYIKNVVKAIDAKDAEKAQAAYVLAVPVIDRMADKGIIHKNKAARHKSRLNGHVKALKEAA, from the coding sequence GTGGCCAACTCACCTTCCGCCAAAAAACGTGCAAAACAGGCTGAGAAGCGTCGCAGCCACAACGCCAGCCTGCGTTCCATGGTTCGTACCTACATCAAGAATGTAGTTAAAGCCATCGACGCAAAAGACGCTGAAAAAGCTCAAGCTGCATACGTTCTGGCTGTGCCAGTTATCGACCGTATGGCCGATAAAGGCATCATCCACAAGAACAAGGCTGCTCGCCATAAGAGCCGTCTGAATGGCCACGTCAAGGCACTGAAAGAAGCTGCTTAA
- the murJ gene encoding murein biosynthesis integral membrane protein MurJ: MNLLKSLAAVSSITMLSRILGFVRDTLIARTFGAGMATDAFFIAFKLPNLLRRIFAEGAFSQAFVPILAEYKSQKGEEATRTFIAYVSGLLTLVLALVTALGMIAAPWVIWATAPGFADTPEKFQLTSDLLRVTFPYILLISLSSLAGAILNTWNRFSVPAFVPTLLNVSMIVFSLFLTPYFDPPVMALGWAVLVGGLAQLLYQLPHLKKIGMLVLPRLNLRDTGVWRVMKQMLPAIIGVSVSQISLIINTIFASFLVAGSVSWMYYADRLMELPSGVLGVALGTILLPTLAKTYASKDRHEYSRILDWGLRLCFVLVLPCALALGILAEPLTVSLFQYGQFSAFDASMTQRALIAYSVGLLGIIVIKVLAPGFYAQQNIRTPVKIAIFTLIVTQLFNLVLIGPLAHAGLALAISAGACLNAGLLFYQLRKQKMYQPQPGWYLFGFKLVVAVAVMSAVLLLGMHFMPAWDQGHMLERFLRLGALVVAGVVAYFGMLLLLGFRLRDFNRKALS; this comes from the coding sequence ATGAATCTGCTCAAATCGTTGGCCGCTGTCAGCTCTATCACGATGCTTTCCCGGATTCTGGGGTTCGTCCGTGACACGCTCATCGCTCGCACATTCGGCGCCGGAATGGCGACGGACGCCTTCTTCATCGCCTTCAAATTGCCCAACCTGCTGCGGCGAATCTTCGCCGAGGGGGCGTTCTCGCAGGCTTTCGTGCCGATTCTGGCGGAATACAAGAGTCAGAAAGGCGAAGAGGCGACCCGCACCTTCATTGCTTATGTCTCGGGCCTGCTGACCCTGGTGCTGGCGCTGGTCACAGCGCTGGGCATGATCGCCGCGCCGTGGGTGATCTGGGCCACGGCGCCGGGGTTTGCCGATACGCCAGAAAAATTCCAGCTCACCTCCGATCTGCTGCGGGTGACGTTCCCTTATATATTGCTGATCTCCCTGTCCTCGCTGGCCGGGGCAATCCTCAATACCTGGAACCGCTTTTCGGTGCCGGCCTTCGTGCCGACCCTGCTCAACGTCAGCATGATCGTGTTTTCGCTGTTCCTGACGCCGTATTTCGATCCGCCGGTGATGGCCCTGGGCTGGGCGGTGCTGGTGGGTGGTCTGGCGCAGTTGCTCTATCAACTGCCGCACCTGAAAAAAATCGGCATGCTGGTGCTGCCGCGCCTGAATCTGCGTGATACCGGTGTCTGGCGGGTGATGAAGCAGATGCTGCCGGCGATCATCGGTGTCTCGGTCAGCCAGATTTCGCTGATCATCAACACCATTTTCGCCTCGTTCCTGGTGGCCGGTTCGGTGTCGTGGATGTATTACGCCGACCGATTGATGGAATTGCCGTCCGGCGTGCTCGGCGTAGCGTTGGGCACCATTTTGCTGCCGACGCTGGCCAAGACCTATGCGAGCAAGGATCGTCACGAATACTCGCGGATCCTCGACTGGGGCCTGCGCCTGTGCTTTGTGCTGGTGCTGCCGTGTGCGCTGGCGCTGGGGATTCTTGCCGAGCCACTGACCGTGTCGCTGTTCCAGTACGGTCAATTCAGCGCGTTTGACGCGTCCATGACCCAGCGTGCGCTGATTGCTTATTCTGTCGGCCTGCTCGGGATTATTGTGATCAAAGTGCTGGCGCCGGGCTTTTACGCGCAACAGAACATCCGCACACCGGTAAAAATCGCAATCTTCACCCTGATCGTCACTCAACTGTTCAACCTGGTGTTGATCGGCCCGCTGGCTCACGCCGGTCTGGCGCTGGCGATCAGTGCCGGTGCCTGCCTCAATGCCGGGCTGCTGTTCTATCAACTGCGCAAGCAAAAGATGTATCAGCCGCAACCGGGCTGGTACCTGTTCGGCTTCAAACTGGTGGTGGCGGTGGCGGTGATGTCGGCGGTGTTGCTGCTCGGTATGCATTTCATGCCGGCCTGGGATCAGGGGCACATGCTGGAGCGCTTCCTGCGACTGGGTGCATTGGTGGTTGCCGGTGTGGTGGCGTATTTCGGTATGTTGCTGCTGCTCGGTTTCCGCCTGCGTGACTTCAATCGCAAGGCTTTGAGCTGA
- the fkpB gene encoding FKBP-type peptidyl-prolyl cis-trans isomerase, whose amino-acid sequence MAEQRIGQNTEVTLHFALRLENGDTVDSTFDKAPATFKVGDGNLLPGFEAALFGFKAGDKRTLTVEPENAFGQPNPQNVQIIPRSQFADMELSPGLLVIFNDAANTELPGVVKEFDDAQVTVDFNHPLAGKTLTFDVEIISVKAI is encoded by the coding sequence TTGGCTGAGCAACGCATCGGCCAGAACACGGAAGTCACTTTGCACTTTGCATTGCGCCTGGAGAACGGCGATACGGTCGACAGCACGTTCGACAAGGCCCCGGCGACCTTCAAGGTCGGCGACGGCAACCTGCTGCCGGGTTTCGAAGCGGCATTGTTCGGCTTCAAGGCCGGCGACAAGCGTACGCTGACCGTCGAGCCGGAAAACGCTTTCGGCCAGCCGAACCCGCAAAACGTACAGATCATCCCGCGCTCGCAGTTTGCCGACATGGAACTGTCACCGGGTCTGCTGGTGATCTTCAACGATGCGGCCAATACTGAGCTGCCGGGTGTGGTGAAAGAGTTCGACGACGCGCAAGTGACCGTCGACTTCAACCACCCGCTGGCGGGAAAGACGCTGACCTTTGACGTAGAGATCATCTCCGTCAAAGCGATCTGA
- the ileS gene encoding isoleucine--tRNA ligase: MTDYKATLNLPDTAFPMKAGLPQREPQILQRWDSIGLYGKLREIGKDRPKFVLHDGPPYANGTIHIGHALNKILKDMIIRSKTLSGFDAPYVPGWDCHGLPIEHKVEVTHGKNLGADKTRELCRAYATEQIEGQKTEFIRLGVLGDFANPYKTMDFKNEAGEIRALAEIVKGGFVFKGLKPVNWCFDCGSALAEAEVEYENKKSSTIDVAFPIADEAKLAAAFGLPSLSKPASIVIWTTTPWTIPANQALNVHPEFNYALVDIGDKLLVLAEELVESCLSRYGVEGTVLATTPGSALELINFRHPFYDRLSPVYLADYVELGAGTGVVHSAPAYGVDDFVTCKKYGMVNDEILNPVQSNGVYVPSLEFFGGQFIWKANPAIVEKLTEVGALMHTTVIEHSYMHCWRHKTPLIYRATAQWFIGMDKEPVSGDTLRVRSLKAIEETKFVPAWGQARLHSMIANRPDWCISRQRNWGVPIPFFLNKESGELHPRTVELMEEVAKRVEVEGIEAWFKLDAAELLGDEAPLYDKISDTLDVWFDSGTTHWHVLRGSHPMGHETGPRADLYLEGSDQHRGWFHSSLLTGCAIDNHAPYRELLTHGFTVDESGRKMSKSLGNVIAPQKVNDTLGADIMRLWVASTDYSGEMAVSEQILQRSADAYRRIRNTARFLLSNLTGFNPATDLLPAEDMLALDRWAVDRTLLLQRELQEHYGEYRFWNVYSKIHNFCVQELGGFYLDIIKDRQYTTGADSKARRSCQTALFHISEALVRWIAPILAFTADELWQYLPGERNESVMLNTWYEGLTELPEGFELGRAYWDRIMEVKVAVNKEMEIQRAAKAVGGNLQAEVTLFAEDALSADLAKLSNELRFVLITSTASVAPFVQAPADAVATEVSGLKLKIVKSAFPKCARCWHCREDVGVNPEHPEICGRCVDNISGAGEVRHYA; the protein is encoded by the coding sequence ATGACCGACTATAAAGCCACGCTAAACCTTCCGGACACCGCCTTCCCAATGAAGGCCGGCCTGCCACAGCGCGAACCGCAGATCCTGCAGCGCTGGGACAGTATTGGCCTGTACGGAAAGTTGCGCGAGATTGGCAAGGATCGTCCGAAGTTCGTCCTGCACGACGGCCCTCCGTACGCCAACGGCACGATCCACATCGGTCATGCGCTGAACAAGATTCTCAAGGACATGATCATCCGCTCGAAAACCCTGTCGGGTTTCGACGCGCCGTATGTTCCGGGTTGGGACTGCCACGGCCTGCCGATCGAGCACAAGGTTGAAGTGACCCACGGCAAGAACCTGGGCGCGGACAAGACCCGCGAGCTGTGCCGTGCCTACGCCACCGAGCAGATCGAAGGGCAGAAGACCGAGTTCATCCGCCTCGGCGTGCTGGGCGACTTCGCCAACCCGTACAAGACCATGGACTTCAAGAACGAGGCCGGCGAAATCCGCGCCCTCGCCGAAATCGTGAAGGGCGGTTTCGTGTTCAAGGGCCTCAAGCCGGTGAACTGGTGCTTCGATTGCGGCTCGGCCCTGGCCGAAGCCGAAGTCGAGTACGAGAACAAGAAGTCCTCGACCATCGATGTGGCCTTCCCGATCGCCGACGAAGCCAAACTGGCTGCCGCGTTCGGTCTGCCGTCGCTGAGCAAGCCTGCCTCGATCGTGATCTGGACCACCACCCCGTGGACCATCCCGGCCAACCAGGCACTGAACGTGCACCCGGAATTCAACTACGCCCTGGTCGATATCGGCGACAAGCTGCTGGTCCTGGCTGAAGAGCTGGTTGAATCCTGCCTGTCGCGTTATGGCGTTGAAGGCACCGTACTGGCCACCACGCCGGGTTCGGCGCTGGAACTGATCAACTTCCGTCACCCGTTCTACGACCGTCTGTCGCCGGTGTACCTGGCCGACTACGTTGAACTGGGCGCCGGTACCGGTGTGGTTCACTCCGCCCCGGCCTACGGCGTGGACGACTTCGTGACCTGCAAGAAATACGGCATGGTCAACGACGAGATCCTCAACCCGGTGCAAAGCAACGGCGTGTACGTACCGTCGCTGGAGTTCTTCGGCGGCCAGTTCATCTGGAAGGCCAACCCGGCCATCGTCGAAAAACTGACCGAAGTCGGTGCGCTGATGCACACCACCGTCATCGAACACAGCTACATGCACTGCTGGCGCCACAAGACCCCGCTGATCTACCGCGCCACCGCGCAGTGGTTCATCGGCATGGACAAAGAGCCGGTCAGCGGCGACACCCTGCGCGTGCGCTCGCTCAAAGCTATCGAAGAGACCAAGTTCGTTCCGGCCTGGGGCCAGGCGCGCCTGCACTCGATGATCGCCAACCGTCCGGACTGGTGCATCTCCCGTCAGCGTAACTGGGGCGTGCCGATCCCGTTCTTCCTCAACAAGGAAAGCGGCGAGTTGCACCCACGCACCGTCGAACTGATGGAAGAAGTCGCCAAGCGCGTTGAAGTCGAAGGCATCGAAGCCTGGTTCAAACTCGACGCCGCCGAACTGCTGGGCGACGAAGCGCCGCTGTACGACAAGATCAGCGACACCCTCGACGTCTGGTTCGACTCGGGCACCACTCACTGGCACGTATTGCGTGGTTCGCACCCGATGGGCCACGAGACCGGCCCACGCGCCGACCTGTACCTGGAAGGTTCCGACCAGCACCGCGGCTGGTTCCACTCGTCGCTGTTGACCGGTTGCGCCATCGACAACCACGCGCCGTACCGCGAACTGCTGACCCACGGCTTCACCGTCGACGAGTCCGGCCGCAAGATGTCCAAGTCGCTGGGCAACGTGATTGCGCCGCAGAAAGTCAACGACACCCTGGGCGCCGACATCATGCGTCTGTGGGTCGCGTCGACCGACTACTCCGGCGAAATGGCCGTGTCCGAGCAGATCCTGCAACGCAGCGCGGACGCCTATCGTCGCATCCGTAACACCGCGCGTTTCCTGCTTTCCAACCTGACCGGTTTCAACCCGGCCACCGACCTGCTGCCGGCTGAAGACATGCTCGCACTGGATCGCTGGGCCGTGGATCGCACCCTGCTGCTGCAACGCGAGCTGCAGGAGCACTACGGCGAATACCGTTTCTGGAACGTCTACTCGAAGATCCACAACTTCTGCGTGCAGGAGCTGGGTGGTTTCTACCTCGACATCATCAAGGATCGCCAGTACACCACTGGCGCCGACAGCAAGGCCCGTCGCTCGTGCCAGACCGCGCTGTTCCACATCTCCGAAGCGCTGGTGCGCTGGATCGCACCGATCCTCGCGTTTACTGCCGACGAGCTGTGGCAATACCTGCCGGGCGAGCGCAACGAATCCGTCATGCTCAACACCTGGTACGAAGGTCTGACCGAGCTGCCGGAAGGCTTCGAGCTGGGTCGCGCCTACTGGGATCGCATCATGGAAGTGAAGGTGGCGGTCAACAAAGAGATGGAAATCCAGCGCGCGGCCAAAGCCGTCGGTGGCAACCTGCAAGCCGAAGTGACGCTGTTCGCCGAAGACGCGCTGAGCGCCGACCTGGCCAAGCTGAGCAACGAGCTGCGCTTTGTCCTGATCACCTCGACTGCCAGCGTGGCGCCTTTTGTTCAGGCACCTGCGGACGCGGTAGCCACCGAAGTCAGCGGCCTGAAACTGAAGATCGTCAAATCGGCCTTCCCGAAGTGCGCTCGTTGCTGGCACTGCCGTGAAGACGTCGGCGTGAACCCGGAGCATCCGGAAATCTGCGGTCGTTGCGTCGACAACATCAGCGGCGCCGGCGAGGTTCGTCACTATGCCTAA
- the cgtA gene encoding Obg family GTPase CgtA — translation MKFVDEVSIRVKAGDGGNGCMSFRREKFIENGGPNGGDGGDGGSIYMMADENLNTLVDYRYTRHFDAERGSNGGSTDCTGKKGEDLILRVPVGTTVIDSATQEVIGDLTKAGQKLMVVQGGWHGLGNTRFKSSTNRAPRQTTPGKPGEQRDLKLEMKVLADVGLLGLPNAGKSTFIRSVSAAKPKVADYPFTTLVPNLGVVSVDRWKSFVIADIPGLIEGASDGAGLGIRFLKHLARTRLLLHLVDMAPLDDTSAPDAAEVIVNELVKFSPSLAERDRWLVLNKCDQILEEEHEERVKEIVDRLQWEGPVYVISAIAKEGTERLTRDIMRYLEDRADRLANDPAYKEELADLDQRIEDEARAQLQALDDKRALRRSGVKSVHDIGDDDWDEEDVDDEDGPEIIYVRD, via the coding sequence ATGAAGTTTGTAGACGAAGTATCGATCCGCGTAAAAGCTGGTGACGGCGGCAATGGCTGCATGAGTTTCCGTCGGGAAAAATTCATTGAAAACGGCGGCCCGAACGGCGGTGATGGCGGTGACGGCGGTTCCATCTACATGATGGCCGACGAAAACCTCAACACCCTGGTCGACTACCGTTACACCCGGCACTTCGATGCCGAACGTGGCTCCAACGGCGGCAGCACCGATTGCACCGGCAAGAAGGGTGAAGACCTGATCCTGCGCGTGCCGGTCGGTACCACCGTGATCGACTCGGCCACCCAGGAAGTGATTGGTGACCTGACCAAGGCCGGCCAGAAACTGATGGTGGTGCAGGGCGGTTGGCACGGTCTGGGTAACACCCGTTTCAAATCCAGTACCAACCGTGCGCCGCGCCAGACCACTCCGGGTAAGCCGGGTGAGCAGCGCGACCTGAAACTGGAAATGAAAGTGCTGGCTGACGTCGGCCTGCTGGGCTTGCCGAATGCCGGTAAAAGTACCTTTATCCGTTCGGTGTCGGCGGCCAAGCCGAAAGTCGCCGACTACCCGTTCACCACGCTGGTGCCGAACCTGGGTGTGGTCAGCGTTGATCGCTGGAAAAGCTTCGTCATCGCCGACATTCCGGGGCTGATCGAAGGTGCTTCCGACGGTGCCGGCCTGGGCATTCGCTTCCTCAAGCATTTGGCGCGTACGCGTCTGTTGCTGCACCTCGTCGACATGGCGCCGCTGGATGACACCAGTGCACCGGATGCGGCTGAAGTGATCGTCAACGAACTGGTCAAATTCAGTCCGTCGCTGGCCGAGCGTGATCGCTGGCTGGTGCTGAACAAGTGTGACCAGATCCTTGAAGAAGAGCACGAAGAGCGCGTCAAGGAAATCGTTGATCGCCTGCAGTGGGAAGGTCCGGTCTACGTGATCTCGGCCATCGCCAAAGAAGGCACCGAGCGCCTGACGCGCGACATCATGCGTTATCTGGAAGATCGTGCCGATCGTCTGGCCAACGACCCTGCGTACAAGGAAGAACTGGCTGATCTCGATCAGCGCATCGAAGACGAAGCCCGTGCGCAGTTGCAGGCGCTGGATGACAAGCGTGCCCTGCGTCGCAGCGGCGTGAAGTCGGTCCATGACATCGGTGACGATGACTGGGACGAAGAAGATGTGGATGATGAAGACGGTCCGGAAATCATTTACGTGCGCGACTGA
- the ribF gene encoding bifunctional riboflavin kinase/FAD synthetase — MQLVRGLHNLRPQHRGCVATIGNFDGVHRGHQAILARLRERALELGVPSCVVIFEPQPREFFAPETAPARLARLRDKLQLLAAEGVDRVLCLAFNQRLSKLSASEFVDTILVDGLGVQHLEVGDDFRFGCDRLGDFDFLLQAGQVHGFTVEAAQTVELDGIRVSSTQVRNALAAADFALAERLLGRPYRIAGRVLHGQKLARQLGTPTANIQLKRRRVPFTGVYLVDVDIDGKTWPGVANIGVRPTVQGDGKAHLEVHLLDFAGDLYDRRLTVVFHQKLREEQRFASLEALKTAINADVAAARALAAPSAHR, encoded by the coding sequence ATGCAGCTGGTTCGAGGCCTCCACAACTTGCGCCCCCAGCATCGGGGCTGCGTCGCCACTATTGGCAACTTTGACGGTGTTCACCGTGGTCACCAGGCTATCCTGGCCCGTCTGCGTGAGCGTGCGCTGGAGTTGGGCGTACCCAGCTGCGTGGTGATTTTCGAGCCGCAGCCACGGGAATTCTTTGCCCCGGAGACTGCGCCGGCCCGTCTGGCCCGCTTGCGTGACAAGCTGCAACTGCTGGCCGCCGAAGGTGTTGATCGGGTTCTGTGCCTGGCGTTCAACCAGCGCCTGAGCAAGCTCAGCGCCAGTGAATTCGTCGATACCATCCTGGTGGACGGTCTCGGCGTGCAGCATCTGGAGGTCGGTGACGATTTCCGCTTCGGCTGCGACCGCCTCGGCGATTTCGATTTCCTGCTGCAGGCCGGGCAGGTTCACGGTTTTACCGTGGAAGCCGCGCAAACCGTCGAGTTGGACGGCATTCGCGTCAGCAGCACCCAAGTGCGCAACGCGTTGGCCGCCGCCGATTTTGCCTTGGCCGAGCGCTTGCTTGGCCGCCCGTACCGGATCGCCGGTCGCGTGCTGCACGGTCAGAAACTGGCCCGGCAACTGGGTACGCCCACTGCCAATATTCAACTCAAGCGTCGTCGCGTGCCATTCACCGGGGTTTATCTGGTGGATGTGGACATCGACGGCAAGACCTGGCCCGGCGTCGCCAATATCGGCGTGCGGCCTACGGTCCAAGGTGATGGCAAAGCCCACCTTGAAGTTCATCTACTGGATTTTGCCGGCGATCTGTATGACCGGCGTCTGACGGTGGTTTTCCACCAAAAGCTGCGTGAAGAGCAGCGTTTTGCCTCTCTGGAGGCACTGAAAACGGCGATCAACGCGGATGTCGCCGCCGCCCGTGCACTAGCCGCACCTAGCGCCCATCGCTAA
- the proB gene encoding glutamate 5-kinase — MRSKVTGAQRWVVKIGSALLTADGKGLDRKAMGVWVEQMVALHEAGVELVLVSSGAVAAGMSRLGWTSRPSAMHELQAAAAIGQMGLVQAWESSFAEHGRHTAQILLTHDDLSDRKRYLNARSTLRALVELKVIPVINENDTVVTDEIRFGDNDTLAALVANLVEADLLVILTDRDGMFDADPRNNPDAQLIYEARADDPTLDAVAGGTGGALGRGGMQTKLRAARLAARSGAHTIIVGGRLERVLDRLKAGERIGTLLSPERGMLAARKQWLAGHLQTRGTLVLDEGAVSALSQGNKSLLPVGVKLVQGSFRRGEMVVCVAPDGREIARGLANYSALEAQKIIGQSSDAIVGVLGYMAEPELVHRDNLILV; from the coding sequence ATGCGGAGCAAAGTGACAGGTGCGCAGCGTTGGGTCGTGAAGATCGGCAGCGCTTTGCTGACGGCGGACGGCAAGGGGCTGGATCGCAAGGCAATGGGTGTCTGGGTCGAACAGATGGTTGCCCTGCATGAGGCGGGTGTCGAGCTGGTGCTGGTGTCCTCCGGCGCAGTGGCTGCCGGCATGAGCCGCCTGGGCTGGACCTCGCGACCCAGTGCGATGCACGAGCTCCAGGCCGCTGCTGCAATCGGCCAGATGGGCTTGGTGCAGGCCTGGGAATCGAGCTTCGCCGAGCATGGCCGGCACACCGCGCAGATTCTCCTGACTCACGACGACCTGTCCGACCGCAAGCGCTACCTGAACGCCCGCAGCACCTTGCGCGCGCTGGTCGAGCTGAAAGTCATCCCGGTGATCAACGAAAACGACACGGTGGTCACCGACGAAATCCGTTTCGGCGACAACGATACGCTGGCGGCGCTGGTGGCCAACCTGGTCGAGGCCGATCTGCTGGTGATCCTCACTGATCGCGATGGCATGTTCGACGCCGATCCGCGCAACAACCCCGATGCGCAACTGATTTACGAAGCGCGCGCCGATGATCCGACGCTTGATGCGGTGGCGGGCGGTACTGGTGGCGCGCTGGGACGTGGCGGCATGCAGACCAAGCTGCGTGCGGCGCGTCTGGCGGCGCGCTCCGGGGCGCACACGATCATCGTCGGTGGGCGTCTGGAGCGAGTGCTCGATCGCCTGAAGGCTGGCGAGCGCATCGGTACGCTGCTGTCGCCTGAGCGCGGCATGCTGGCGGCGCGCAAGCAGTGGCTGGCCGGGCATTTGCAGACTCGTGGCACGCTGGTGCTGGACGAAGGTGCGGTGTCGGCCTTGTCGCAGGGTAACAAGAGTCTGCTGCCGGTCGGCGTGAAACTGGTTCAGGGCAGTTTCCGTCGCGGCGAGATGGTGGTTTGCGTGGCGCCGGACGGTCGTGAGATTGCCCGTGGTTTGGCCAACTATAGTGCTCTAGAGGCGCAAAAAATCATTGGTCAGTCGTCGGACGCGATTGTCGGCGTGCTGGGCTACATGGCTGAGCCGGAGCTGGTTCACCGTGACAACCTGATTCTGGTCTGA